The following proteins come from a genomic window of Stanieria sp. NIES-3757:
- a CDS encoding S23 ribosomal protein: MSYREQFIWKRGIQLSVNCYKLTEHFPKSELYGLTSQIRKSSVSVPSNIAEGYGRRSKNEYIQFLHIALGSLRELDTQLIIAREVGLAEAKLFTPVINEVEEMQKIMVSTLNKLKT, from the coding sequence ATGAGTTACAGAGAACAATTTATTTGGAAACGTGGAATTCAACTATCGGTCAATTGCTACAAGCTAACCGAGCATTTCCCCAAATCCGAACTTTATGGATTAACAAGTCAAATCAGGAAATCGTCTGTTTCCGTACCCTCGAATATTGCCGAGGGTTATGGAAGAAGGTCTAAAAATGAATACATTCAATTTCTTCATATTGCCTTGGGTTCTTTACGAGAATTAGATACACAGTTGATAATTGCTAGAGAAGTAGGATTGGCTGAAGCAAAGCTTTTTACCCCAGTAATAAATGAAGTAGAAGAAATGCAGAAAATTATGGTATCTACCTTGAACAAACTTAAAACTTAA